Within Planococcus citri chromosome 2, ihPlaCitr1.1, whole genome shotgun sequence, the genomic segment CAATATTTTAGTTCGTGTTCGAGGTAAGCTTTTGCGCacctatatcaattttttcctctttcggATTTAGTTTACCTGTGTTCGAAAATGTtgcctttttaattttttcaaaaattcgcgtaATCATTCGACTCGAGtctcgagttaattttttttgttgttttgtttttatagaATGGGGTCTTTAACTCGTTCAGCAGTTTTCGTAGTTCTTTCCTTCGTCTTAAGTTCTTGCTACGGTATACTGATACCAAAACATTATGACCTACATTTGGTCGTCGATCCGTTCAACAAAACGCTCAGTGGCTcggttaaaattaaaattcatgcGGAAAATAAAACCGATATCGTCCAGTTATCGGCGGATCCCTCGATTGTTGTGAAAAATGTTACCATTTTACCAGAAAACGCAACGTGAGTTATCCACACACCATTATTCCATGTGCATAAAGAACCATATAGGTAATAGATGCCAGCAttggtatattttggaaattttttcagtggtGGTGTTGGGTCCTTTattgtgacaaaaattgagaaaatcaaacCGGACGGTTTGAATATTCACGTTAATCAGAAATTAACGAAAAACCGAACGTTTATAATTCTCGTCAGATTTGAAGCCATTAAACCTCAAAATACGTCAGCGAATTCTTCTATTTACGCGTTTAATGTGACCAGTCGTAATCACGATCAGGCCAAAACTAATAAGACGTAAGTAAACTGATCAACATTTATTACTAGTTTCAAATCTTTAGGCATTTGTACGTATTCGATATTTATTTTCCTGGTTGTAATCCgactgaaatttgagaaaaatatgtaccaatgAAATTTGCAGAACGTCATTCTTCGTCAtcgatttgacaaaaaattcatcaaaggcTGTTTTCCCGTGCATTTTCGATTCGTTACTAAGTCCGCACAAAGCTACCTTTAATTTAACCATCGCTCGTCCAAAATCTTACAAATTGGTAACGATTTCACGTTCCAATATCTCGCACATCCAAAGCACGTGAGTAcctattcaagtacctacttcaatttttcctcGTCGAACTTTTTGTTTGAGGTGGTTTTTCTCACTGTGAATTTTTGCACCATTTTAACAGTCAAAGATCGGATTATTACGAAGATACGTATTGGCAAACTATTCCCATCTCCGTTCGATCATTCGCATTGATCGCCTCAAATGATAGCGAAATTTATCAAGTTGGTCGACAAGAGAATGGAACATGTTCGAGTAAACCAGTGCCCTATGGTTTGAATCGTGATATGCTAGTCTGTATGATGGATTACCTATCAGCATTTTACGGTACACTGATGCCTGGAAATGGTATGACAATTATTGTTATTCCCAGATCAGCCAATATCTCCATCGAAGCTTTCAGTTTAGTCACTGTGAGGTAAGATTTCAACACtatacataaatttaaaaaaaaataatctcgacTATAATGAGGAAATAACGCCTGCTTTTCACAGCCAATGCAACCCAAACGCCTCTAGTGTTCATTATACTCTGGAACATCTAGTTTACATTCTCAGCTCGCAATGGATAACTTATCGAGTTCACAGCATCAATCCGAATGCATCTGCGATGATCCAATCTTTGAAATCTTTCGCTATGTATGATATTACCCCAAAACTCATTCAAAAAGTATGTTTTCATCCGTGTATTTTAAATTGtgagataggtaattttttcatcgcgattaaTTTACGtttggtgatattttttctaGTCGAACGCTTCTAAATTTAACGATTTCTACGACATGATGACCAGTAATGCCTATCATTCATTGATCAGGAAAGAATGGAACAGAAATCAAAACATTTCCGGATGTTATTTTGTTTTCAGAGGTATGTGCGTATATGACTGTAGTCTTGGGTATTATTTAGAGTGGGGAAGGCGTCGTCCCAATTATGGGCCATTAACGAGCTCTTTAGaaataatgtaattttaatttccaatactgtattttgaatttttgaaaaaatttcaacaaaattgacgAACTGAAatcataaatacgagtacctacctagtcacaaattttcattgtaaaaaaaagacaCTTCATtacaaacacgttttttttttcggctgCATTCCCACTACCAACTTCAGCCAGGTATTTATTGATCAGTGggacttgaaaattatttgtctGTGGCACATGgtaacattgaaaattgacccgTTTTAAAGACCTATGACCCATAATTGGGACGTTACCTAATATCTAATTGTAAGTTGGGTAGTTTTTATTTCACATAATATGATAATgatacctaccttacctacaaAAATGAACATAAATATTCTCATAACTCATCgttaatttgtttattttagatGTCTTAGTTTTCAATATGCTGAAGGCCATTCTTGGACCAAAACTCTTCTCTGAAGGCTTAGGTGATTTATTATCAAAGAGGtacgtttaatttttaaagggaagtaattttttgccccccccccaaaatgtgTCATCACAACAAGCATTTTTACATTGACAAGAGTTGAATGGACAATAATTAATGACTTTTCCACCatgaaagtgcctatgcttgtcgtgctgacaCCGTTTTTTATCGTGGTGTAAAATCCCGCCCATTTTTAAAGCGAATTCTCGAGCTGTGAAATTTAAggtatatttttgagaaaagatttttacacttttcttttttatgaCTCAGCAATCATAATCCAATAAAAGATGACGACATTTGGAGACATCTTACTCACATAGCCATGAAATACGAAGCTCTTGATGTACCAGATTTTCCTCAATCGGTCGAGGAAATCGTGAAACCTTTCATCAACAATTCTCTGTTTTCCATACCTTTATTAGAATTCGATTTCGACTTCTACGGATCGTTTGGTGGTTTCATTCGTCAGGtaaaaacataattataatGTATTTGAAGACTAACAAGAGAGACGTACCTAACTAAATTGAATAAGTAGTGAGGTAGTAGatcaaaatcccatttttcaactgataCCTCGgtctaaaaaatgttgaaataatttttaaaatgagaccacgaataaaaaaatgttggcaattttttttgccctcatcaaaatttttggtttttatgggGAATAGGGGGGCTGAAAATATTCGCTTTCCCAACTGGAAATCAGtaattcgtactcagcgacctcaaatcaCTCGGAAaacgttatgaaaaatttaatttttgaacacgattttttgactcaattttgagcccaaTAATTGGTCATTTCTGGGTGAGAAACGCCTTCTAGAGAGGAAATCCGATGCCGAGAACGAATTCACCGCGTCGACAAACCACCACTGATCTAAATTTTTACTCGATTCGGGGCCAAATTCGAGTGTTCCTTTTCGAAAAACGTACGCctcatatttacggcaaaccggttatgcaattttatcaacacgTGGTGCAAATACCATTGCAGTAGAGAGAGTATTTAGGCattatttgcatttttgatgataatttgTGAATTATTCAGATTGCTGAGTACAAATCTGGCGTCAATTTAGCGGCCTGTTCGTCTTcatgaaactaaaatttttgaatgaggaTTCATTaactacatttttttgattttttttcaaattgtggaGCTCTTgatgtcacttttttgaatttcagaaaaacttaAATcaggaataattttttcatagataTGGGTAATTCAACAATCAAGAATCTTTGATTATGAATTGGAATAAATAGCCTGATTTCCGTAATGATAGGCTCTCACAAGGAAGCTATTCCAAAtgacaaaatatatttttcgaaccagacaaaatcaaattaaattcaatgaacatgcaaaaatacaccactatcctaaatttcaggtgttaaatttcatttttcaattttttatcaatttttacaaaattaaatttgggccaaaaacaagaaaaatcaaaatttaaccaaatttacctaaaaagtgaaaagtcgaaatttggccaaagtaataattttctattcgaaatttcagatgctatatggtttatttttgaatttttagtaaatttttgaaaatcgaatttaggccacaaatgaggaaaaaaacttgaaatttcatcatgcTGGTctgcaaagctgaaatttgctgtGCAACTTAagtatttttgacctgccaaatcgattgaaaacagtttcaaaccattttgagcagttctaccTCTAatagaagatttttgaaagttgaaatttccacaaaatttcacccaatgactttggatagctgaaatttactttacaccttaatttcaacatgctgagtcgattgaaggtaGTTTAGAACCGTTCTGAAACTTCCTGTTGAATTTTGggaattccagattttcaaagaTTGTCATAAAAACCGCCAAAATCAACTTGcgtttcaaaaccttttttgctCAACTCAGCATCTTAAAATAAGTGCatgaagtaaaattaatttttccaaattttcaaggaaattcCAAGccttaaaaatctgctggaggctccatgcaatactgctcaaaacggttcaacTGCGTTTCCAATGAATTTAATCATAATTTTGTCACATTCAGATACCCTATGCGTACACCTCAACATTCTTCGATAGCAAACTTTATGCCAATGTGACCGGTTCACCTTTGTGGAAAGTGCCAATTCAGCTGATATTGGAAAACGAAAACTTCACGAGTCAACAAAAATCGTTTGTTTGGGCCAAAACACGAAATCGTGCCATTGCATTGACCAATTTCAgccaaaaggaaattttattgCTCAATTCAGAAATACGAGGTAGGTGCCACAGAAAAACTGATGTTATGTACAGATAACCCCTCTTAATTGCATATAAGTATTCTATAACGCTCTGATTTACTTTTTCAGGTCCTTACATCGTGAAATATCGTAAAAGTAACTGGGACATGGTTTTCGAGAAATTCGAATCACTTCCATTGAAATACAGAACGTTGCTGCTAATCGACTTACACGTATTGGCTCATTCCTACCATTATAATTACACCGAGTACatcaaatacctaccaaaactAAAACCAACCGAGAAAAACCTACCAGTGTGGAAGACATTCGTGAATTTGATTGGAGATATCGAAACTCGTCTCTTTGGAAACGCCAAAAAATTAGTCACGGTTGGTATAACTCCATAGTAGGCTAATTCTCTAAGAAAAATATCAAGGTTCTACGAACCTGGTACCTAGATAGGCACCTTTTACACGCTAGATGCTTATCGAATACCTAACGATTGCGTAACATTAATTATTACAGAAAATGTTTGTCAAACAATTGACCGCCGTGTACGAAAAATTCTTAAACAAAACGCAAACCGATTTTTGGATGAATGATTTACGCGAATCGGTACAAAAGTACTTATGCAACAATGGCGCTGCAGTTTGTAATCGGACAGCGGATTATAAACTTTTATTGAATAATATCACCAAACCTGATATATCGTTGAAACTTGGATCGTGCGGTGCCATGTTGAATGCTACTTACGATCAATGGTACCAAGTGACTAAAAAAGTTTACGCagcttacaaaaatttctcaaattgcGATCGTAACtacgtgatgaaaattttagccgGATGTACCAAAAATAAACAAGCATTAAATACGTAAGAaagagattgaatttttcaaaatattgctaaatctcataattttttttttcattttttgttttttgtttttttttgacaggttCCTAAAAATAGTGttccaaaatcatgaaaatagtaCTTTATCTTTGCAAAATACTCCTAGGACTCCTGAAAGCTTAGATAGCTTATTATATTTTGTAAAGAAAACGGATGAAGGATCAGCAGCTTTATTTGAGTTCTTCGCCGCCAATTTCGAAGATATAAAGAAAAAGTAAGTGGATCCATAACGTTATTCATAAATTGTTTTTCAGTaagagggttgaaaatttcatgacgtgattttctcacctgaggtaACAACTGTAGGGGATgggggcgaaaaaaaaatttcctaacaTCCAGTACCTTTTCTAATaattaaaccttttttttttgtatcagaTACCCAACTCATTTCAAAACCATCCTCTCAGCATCTATCAAGAATTTGAAATGTCCAGAAATGAGCAAAAAAGTAAGTACGATTTGATGAACATCtttgaaacgttttttaaaaacattttcacacAACCGTTCTTCATCAATTATTACAGGTCATCGAATTCCTAAAAGCAAATTCCGCCAAATTAGATCAAGATAAGAACTTTGTTCAAGAAAACGTGCAAAGATTGCAAGAACAGCAAACGTGGGCCAGGGGTACTCAaactgaaatcgaaaaattcctaAACGAAGTATTCAAAACACCTGAGAAATACTTCGGGTATTAGAAGATAAGATACTCATTAAAATAACTATCCTACCTGCTtattaccttacctacctaccttttttctACTTCATACTGTTTAAGAACGACGTTTAGGTTAGGTTTCTATACCCGtgtattaaaataaattttttatttatttcacgaATACAAATGATTtatcaaattagaaaaataataagGTGCGTTTAGTgtacaaaaaaagtttcttttaaCTACCATTTAAATAACACGTTATCGTTGATGACTGTCGATAGAGCTTTACTTTCGAGTAAATCGATGTATTTTtcctctttaaaaattttcaaatctaagTGAGGTCcataaagctgaaaaaaatcatgatatttATTTAGCcatattaatttcaattcaataagGTGGCTCATACTTATAGTAGATGTTGCTTACCCCTTCGAAATTGATATACGTGTTCAGAACATCATCATCTAATGATTTGACAGCGATCACTTGACTGTTGATATTCAAATTTGATGGCGAGTAGTGGTAAATGGAAGTAAGTTTCCTTTGcagtaattccaaaaatttcatttgatctTTATCAATATTGTATTTATCGTCTTCTGTCACTGCTTTATTGATCTGAAATTAAATATGGTGTTGAGGAAAGCGCGTAAAAATTCTTTGGCACTCGAGCAGACTATTTACCTTTTGGTCAAAGCAAAGTTCACacaaattatctaaaaattcgCGACttccgaattttcccaaaactgtTAGTTTATCTTGCATATCTTTTGGAATGCCTTCGATGAGAATAAGTTGGACTCGATCTTCGTGGTTTTGTTCGAGTAAAGATGTCAACTCCATGGCCACAACACCACCCCACGATTCGCCTATTATTGTATAAGGTCCAGTAGGTTGGATTTGTTTAAGAGCCTGTAAAAACAACGTACAGGTACAATAGCGATCGAACCATTTTTGATATTGTACATAAAGAAGCTGCTAATCACCTGAATTAATAACATGGCGGTATTTCTGGGTGACAAATAGGCTAGTGACGATTTAGCGCAGAATACAGGATACATGAGATTTTTAATAATGGGCTGGATTCGTTTAGAGTGCAATCCTGGTATGACGAAAATCGGAAACAGCTGCGTCCTCGTGTCATAATCCGAAACCTTGgagacaactttttcaaaaacaggagTCGTCGAGAAACTATTTTCAAAGCAATCGATTTCCGAATATTGGggcaaaaattctccaattttggtcaGCTTCGAGTGATCTGGAAATTGATTCAATCAAGTCGATctattcaactttcaaaataatcaacTCTTGGGGAATAGATGCTTACCAAATTTGTAACAAAATTGTGACGAATCGGCCATATATATGAGAGGTGAATTTAGACTCCAACAGCTATTTACAATCTTTTCAATACTTCTGATCAGGAACGCTGATTCGGTTATACTTCTGTCCCAAATTATGTTCAAGGCAGGGAGTGATTTTTGATGTCGACTTTCGCTCACTTTGGAGGCATCACATTGTAGGCATATTAATTGCCTTAATTCATCGGCGTATTGCGTTAGTCCACTATTTAGGTTGTTCATTTGTTCttcatcctgaaaaaaaaaaacagtttttaaagaatttgtttaaaaagtagtgattttagtAACGAGAGAGCGAATTATGGGCTCATTTGACGAGTAGAATTACGAGTAGATAGTTTAAATTTTCAGTCGTCTCAAATTTAcaaataattataggtaccaGTGATAGGCAAAAAGCCAGGTCCAAAGGAGCTAAATTATTAACAGTACGAATCATGTCGATGGTTTCTTCTTTATTATTCACACAGCTCGATGATAAGCGAATTGTGGACAAATCtggataattttgaataaatatttcgaatcgtttttgaaactggttgTAATCATTTTCATCGTAAGTTTCTTCGATTAGTACTAATTTCCTGGCATTATGCTGTAAAAGCCACGTTATCAGactgaaccaaatttcagttttgtttcctagaaaaaaaatcacaaaatgaaattttaaattttttagcaaaaaaaaaaaaaataacagataATCTTCTATGATGAATTTTACCTATGATTAAATATGTTTTTTCAGAATCGCATAAGAATACATCACTGCGTTGATTTGgctcggaaatttttttaatgactaAACTACGGGAACTGTCGTTTTCTGCTAATGCTCtgcaaaatgtaaaaacaaacTCGTGAAAACTGATACCTACATAATTCCAAAGATGGGTATGATAAATTTGgcactggaaaattttcagccaaCCTGTTAATTTGCAACTCATCTAAGGCTTCGTATACTGTTCTTTGGAAAGGAGTGATAATGTTACATTTTAAAGCTGCATCCACCAATCGTTGCAGTTGACTTATGATATGGGGTTGACTTTGTAAATGTGACAGATTCGTTTGGCCATGCATAGTTGCACTCGTTAAAAAGAAACTCATTcctattacagaaaaaaaagttatgaaaagcACAGAATTATTTTTGTGATCCCGACATAGGGAAAAATGCACTACCTTGACCTACTTAATTACATCTTTACCTATACCTGCTTAAAATAACGGGGAAAATACAAGACAATGAGGTGCTAAATTAACCTACCAAGTTCAGATTTCGCCAAGACATCGTTCTGAGACGAATGAATAAATACACCAAAGTGCTTCAAACTCGACGCCGATTGTTTGACTTGTCTTTCATTTTCAGCATTTACAATAATATCGACGCCTTTGCTACCGGTAGCTTTCAGAACTTCGATGTCGATTTGTTTCTCTTgagttgaaaatattcgaaGCAAATGTTCGCTCTGAAATGAAAGAACATGTAATCACCAATTACCAATCTGAgttctataaatttttgaacgcATGATCTGAGAGAAATGATAGAGAAATTTCATTAGAgtggaaagtttgaaaatatgagTGGCTCGCGTACTTTTGGGAATCTCTTCATCAAGTAGTTTGCCTGTTCATTGGTGTCAACTGAAGTAAATACTTCACATTCTAAGCTTAATGAGATAGCTATGCACGCTTCACCCAACATCGAATGGCCATTGTGGACCAAAACTTGAAAGCCGCTTTCCATTTTTCCTTGTATTACCAGAGCATAATAGGCCTGCGTagaataaatacataaatagtAAATATTCTCTGTtggcacaaaattcatttttttttgttgtggtataatatggtttttaaaaatactgtAAGGTACCAACTTTAACGTAAGTTAATGGTATAGTAACCGCATCTTCTAAGGACCATTGCTCAGGAACTGACCAGCTGAGCAAAGGATTAACATCACTGGTATCGTTATCTTTCAAGTTAACAAGTCCCATCACTTTTCGCTTATTCGAAATCTTTGTGCCCGAAAACTCGTAAACATTGTTATCAAACTGAAAAATACGAAATCATTCTAAtgaaacaataaattattaggtaggtaccaaaataTAGAGACCAGAGGGTGGCTCTTGtttgaaagtttcacttttgaaagtaactttaaaaatgtttaaaaatatccaaaaaaaaattttttgtcagaatttttcaattttgtttggtCCTATAACTATTTTGATATCTACAAGAAAGGgttcttcaaaatttcgaaacaattctgatcagaaattaaaattttttttctttttggttttcattattttcattattttaaatttgggTGAGCTTCTTATACAAAGAGACCAATATTGTTGGTGAGTCTGAGGAAgggttttctttgaaaaaaatattggataattatgtaggtaccaggtacctatgTAAGAGAAATTTAACcagaaatgaagaattttcaactttttttaacagacttgaatttttaattttctttatttttttttaaggggaggaggaggaggaaccAGAGAGTCGTCGTAtcgataatttgaagaaatttttttccttgaaaagttCTTCTTTTAGAAGCATTCTGACACAAAATTGGAAAGTTCTTCAAGTTGAAAAGTTAACatcttcaggaattttttttcgtaaaaatcaacAACGTCAAAGCAAGAGACA encodes:
- the LOC135833944 gene encoding uncharacterized protein LOC135833944; protein product: MGSLTRSAVFVVLSFVLSSCYGILIPKHYDLHLVVDPFNKTLSGSVKIKIHAENKTDIVQLSADPSIVVKNVTILPENATGGVGSFIVTKIEKIKPDGLNIHVNQKLTKNRTFIILVRFEAIKPQNTSANSSIYAFNVTSRNHDQAKTNKTTSFFVIDLTKNSSKAVFPCIFDSLLSPHKATFNLTIARPKSYKLVTISRSNISHIQSTQRSDYYEDTYWQTIPISVRSFALIASNDSEIYQVGRQENGTCSSKPVPYGLNRDMLVCMMDYLSAFYGTLMPGNGMTIIVIPRSANISIEAFSLVTVSQCNPNASSVHYTLEHLVYILSSQWITYRVHSINPNASAMIQSLKSFAMYDITPKLIQKSNASKFNDFYDMMTSNAYHSLIRKEWNRNQNISGCYFVFRDVLVFNMLKAILGPKLFSEGLGDLLSKSNHNPIKDDDIWRHLTHIAMKYEALDVPDFPQSVEEIVKPFINNSLFSIPLLEFDFDFYGSFGGFIRQIPYAYTSTFFDSKLYANVTGSPLWKVPIQLILENENFTSQQKSFVWAKTRNRAIALTNFSQKEILLLNSEIRGPYIVKYRKSNWDMVFEKFESLPLKYRTLLLIDLHVLAHSYHYNYTEYIKYLPKLKPTEKNLPVWKTFVNLIGDIETRLFGNAKKLVTKMFVKQLTAVYEKFLNKTQTDFWMNDLRESVQKYLCNNGAAVCNRTADYKLLLNNITKPDISLKLGSCGAMLNATYDQWYQVTKKVYAAYKNFSNCDRNYVMKILAGCTKNKQALNTFLKIVFQNHENSTLSLQNTPRTPESLDSLLYFVKKTDEGSAALFEFFAANFEDIKKKYPTHFKTILSASIKNLKCPEMSKKVIEFLKANSAKLDQDKNFVQENVQRLQEQQTWARGTQTEIEKFLNEVFKTPEKYFGY